Within the Thermococcus sp. M39 genome, the region TAATACTCCTCGCCATCCTCTGGCAGGAGCTGCAGGGAAAAAGTAATAGAGGAGAGAAGTAGAGAAGAGGTTAGAATAATAAAATGATGCAAGCATAAAATAATAAAAGCATACAATGATAAAATGATTTACGAGAGCGATGTGGGAGTACGCGAAGAGGCTTGAGCTTTTGGACAAGCTCTTGGAGAATTCGGAACTTACGGATGAGGATGTTAAAGAATTGGCCGAAAAAATAAAGAGAGGAATTGCAGAGAGGCATATGAAAGTTGTCGTCGATGCCAAAATCATGAGAAAAGGAAAGTCCTGAAAAGTTTCCGCAAAAATCCTATTTTTGACAATCTTGCTGTGGTTCACTCTTCAACGATCTTAACTTTTAGGTTTGAGGCTTCTGCAATGTCTGAGAAGTCTTTATCTTTCGTTATGAGTTCTTCGCTGTTGTTAATGCAAATTGACGCGATCAACAAGTCAGCAAAAGTTTTTGGTTTTCCCATTTTTAAAAGCTCTTCCTGAATCTTATAGGCCAGGAGAAAATCGTCAACGGTCGGGAATAAAACGTTTCCATAAAACTTCTTATACCTCACTATCGCTGGATATTCAACAAAAGTCACTCCCGTTATATTCTCTCTAATCTCCTCTCTTCTTTTGACTCGATCTATAATGACACTTGTGTCTAGTACAACCATTTAACTCTCTCCTTCTCCTTTTCCCTAACGTAAACGTCGTCTGAAATTTCTTCCTCAAGCTCTTCCACACCTAAAATTTCTCTCAATTTATCAATAGACATAATTCTTGGCGAAATTTCGGCTAATGCCCTATTTATAATCTCTCTAAGCTTTTTCTCATCAACCCACTCTGGAACCCTTATAGTGACAACTTTACTCAAACAATCCACCTCCAAAAATTTGTTAATGCTAAACCTTTTAAAATTTTAACTTTAAACCCCTGAGGATACTGTTAGGATAAGCCGATTGGGTAATACCAGAAACCTTATCCTAACAATATCGTTAATGCCGTTTCTCCCTACCGCTTCATTTTGTGTAGGGACGTATCACTTTGTATCAGCGGTAGGGAGTTCCACCTCAGCCATCTGGACTTTTCAATCCAGATGGCTTCACTGGTGGCAGTCGAGGCCAACGGCACGGGCCTCCCATTCACAAAAACGCCTCCAGAGCTCGGAGCATCGCTCCCATCACTCTGGAGGACTCTCAAATACAAATTCCAAACCGCAAGAACGTCCCGATGCCAGACCTCACCACCAGCACTACAAACTCCAAAACGAGAACCATTCTCGTACCTCACAACAGCATTGTGAATAGGACAAATCCTTGAAGTATTCTTTGGACTCACTTTTATCACGGGGACACCATATTCTCTAGCCTTCTCCTCAATCACCCTCTGAACACCCAAGAATGCTGACTGGTAAATCCTATGACGAAGCTGCTTGTCCCCAATCTTCTCCAACATTTTTCTCGGAACATTCTTCGGAAGCCTCTCCAAGACTATCCCAGCATTTCTCTTTCTTGCCTCCACAACAATTATCCTCGCAAGCTTTTCCCTAATGTCCCTCTTTTTACTCCCCTCACGAAGCTTTCTCAAAATCCTCCTCTTCTTCTTGTTTCTTGACCCAAGCTTTTTATCCCACTTCTCCTGAATCCTCTTCCTCCTGTAATAATAACCAAGAGTAATCTCCTTTTGCCCCGTCTCAAAAATAACCGGTGTAAAATCTATGAGTGCAGTAACGTTATCCTCATTCACATCAATTGGAATCCACGATTTTGGCTTATACTCCTCAACATTCTTGTAAAATGTCAAGTAAACAATTAACCTCCTCTCCTTCTTGTCAAGCTTTATTCTTGCTTGAGAAGCCAGCCTCCAGCCCGAATTTGCTGTTTTCCAATAATGCTTGTGCAACTCCAAGTCAACTTCAACCCAACCCTTATGCGTGGCGATTTTGATGAAAGTCAATCCAGCACGCCACAGGTGGTCATCAAGCCATATTGAAACATTCCTAACTTCAGGATACTCCTTCTCGGCGAGGCCTTTCTTTTTCCTCTTCAGAAAGCTCTTCGCCCTCAAGGCTGAATCTTGGCAGACAGTGTATGCA harbors:
- a CDS encoding PIN domain-containing protein, coding for MVVLDTSVIIDRVKRREEIRENITGVTFVEYPAIVRYKKFYGNVLFPTVDDFLLAYKIQEELLKMGKPKTFADLLIASICINNSEELITKDKDFSDIAEASNLKVKIVEE
- a CDS encoding transposase → MYREMILQTVLFAVRNEVTSFVKLKAEKYSFLRKLYPQLPSHYAYTVCQDSALRAKSFLKRKKKGLAEKEYPEVRNVSIWLDDHLWRAGLTFIKIATHKGWVEVDLELHKHYWKTANSGWRLASQARIKLDKKERRLIVYLTFYKNVEEYKPKSWIPIDVNEDNVTALIDFTPVIFETGQKEITLGYYYRRKRIQEKWDKKLGSRNKKKRRILRKLREGSKKRDIREKLARIIVVEARKRNAGIVLERLPKNVPRKMLEKIGDKQLRHRIYQSAFLGVQRVIEEKAREYGVPVIKVSPKNTSRICPIHNAVVRYENGSRFGVCSAGGEVWHRDVLAVWNLYLRVLQSDGSDAPSSGGVFVNGRPVPLASTATSEAIWIEKSRWLRWNSLPLIQSDTSLHKMKR